One window of the Trifolium pratense cultivar HEN17-A07 linkage group LG2, ARS_RC_1.1, whole genome shotgun sequence genome contains the following:
- the LOC123905286 gene encoding PKS-NRPS hybrid synthetase cheA-like — MDSTRTKAQNSVTEGEINEVVEVRRPVVLGLFATAIVPSGQPRSPPNVPQPIEIDTSSHFATDREENDRDELIKWARSVSQSLRFAIIVRRSDSGEKRKAQLVLECERSGKYVPAKKKLKSDTSGTRKCECPFRLRGYYNKATKLWRLTVVNGMHNHELDKGLEGHLVAGRLKPQEKEFMDEMTRNAVAPKNILSTLKERDPENKTSAKQVYNARHRYRVKMRASMTEMQHLCKKLDDNKYYYKYRTVVEDGVEHLQDIFFAHPRSITLLNSFHTVLMMDSTYKTSKYKMPLFEIVGYTSTEKTFNVAFAWLSNEKEDNFIWALQQLRCLLRRETNLPKVILTDRDLALMNAIPAVFPEAAALVCRFHVKKNVRTKAAELVKVRDGEKVKAADMRERVCLAFEDVLDSSTEAEYTENVMAFRKLCERWPKFFRYVEETILDTDKEKLVSAWVDKYMHMGNHTTNRAESAHGVLKSYLTDGLGDLVKGWESIHRMLGNQFTQVQTEFGQNMSVYGHTYRKKTLYSTFMFKVSRRAMRYIHTESKRVEFTGMDSMKCGCLMRTNYGLPCACLIAKKLHHNRPIRLDEVYKHWKIICFQDEEVGGDVEDDYACTAEWQAIQERLRTADVSMKNEIRDQLRKIAYPTTTDVEPPTTNVKSKGAKKKKVVRGTRSTSRDKSRWEHVEEYFTETQASQSSKPSPSIPSHSRPSSSQPTASNPMPTVSEAPLTVSNPLPLTSSSQIFGINHMPKFMHPFIEDIINVDGDGYCGYRAIALAQRGNEDDFELIRCNMSRELRLNKDMYVAIFGCEERYQYICDALLPPPRTRQRTSIRNSVAPMDKWSTLPDMGHIVATILDRVVVQLSILQNGPCETFFPLRSIPSPNPSSRVICLGALPDHYVLVKLKVGCPIPKSNKSWKQYCAKQSLGWEDSFIAAQHRFEEMMSTENVVPVKIVGAGSRETPLVID, encoded by the exons atggattcaacaCGCACCAAAGCACAAAACTCAG TTACGGAAGGCGAAATTAACGAAGTTGTCGAAGTTAGGCGACCTGTTGTGCTTGGCCTTTTTGCAACGGCCATTGTTCCATCTGGTCAACCAAGAAGTCCTCCTAATGTGCCGCAGCCGATAGAAATTGACACGTCGTCTCATTTTGCGACTGATAGGGAAGAGAACGACAGAGATGAGTTGATCAAATGGGCTCGAAGCGTGTCGCAAAGTTTAAGGTTCGCAATTATAGTTAGGCGATCCGATTCGGGCGAGAAGAGAAAGGCTCAATTGGTGTTAGAGTGTGAACGTAGTGGGAAGTATGTTCCAGccaagaagaagttgaaatccGATACCTCCGGAACAAGAAAATGCGAATGTCCTTTCCGACTCCGTGGGTATTACAACAAGGCAACAAAACTATGGCGTTTGACTGTTGTCAACGGTATGCATAACCACGAGTTGGACAAAGGGCTTGAAGGGCATCTCGTGGCGGGGCGTTTGAAACCGCAAGAGAAGGAATTTATGGACGAGATGACAAGGAATGCGGTCGCTCCAAAAAACATATTGTCCACATTAAAGGAGAGAGATCCGGAAAACAAGACCTCTGCAAAGCAAGTGTACAACGCTCGTCATAGGTACAGAGTTAAAATGAGGGCGTCCATGACTGAGATGCAACACTTATGTAAGAAGCTTGATGATAACAAGTACTACTACAAGTATCGGACGGTTGTTGAAGATGGAGTAGAACATCTTCAAGATATATTCTTTGCACATCCGAGGTCCATAACTTTATTGAACTCTTTTCATACTGTGCTGATGATGGACTCCACATACAAAACCAGCAAGTACAAAATGCCGCTGTTTGAAATAGTTGGATACACTTCGACCGAGAAGACATTCAACGTTGCTTTTGCCTGGCTCAGTAACGAAAAGGAAGACAACTTTATATGGGCTCTGCAACAACTACGTTGTTTGTTAAGGCGTGAGACAAATTTGCCGAAGGTTATCTTGACGGATCGAGATTTAGCTTTGATGAATGCTATTCCGGCTGTGTTTCCAGAAGCGGCGGCGTTGGTTTGTCGGTTCCATGTTAAGAAGAATGTGAGGACCAAGGCAGCCGAGCTGGTCAAGGTGAGGGATGGGGAAAAGGTCAAGGCGGCGGACATGAGGGAAAGAGTCTGTTTGGCGTTCGAGGATGTGTTAGATTCGTCTACTGAGGCTGAGTATACTGAAAATGTTATGGCTTTTAGGAAGTTATGTGAGAGGTGGCCAAAATTTTTTCGGTACGTTGAAGAGACAATTTTGGACACCGACAAAGAGAAGCTCGTGAGTGCATGGGTGGACAAGTATATGCACATGGGCAACCATACGACAAATAGAGCCGAAAGCGCACACGGTGTTTTGAAAAGTTACTTGACCGACGGTCTCGGTGATTTGGTGAAGGGTTGGGAATCGATTCACAGAATGTTAGGCAATCAATTCACCCAAGTGCAAACTGAATTTGGCCAGAACATGTCTGTGTATGGACACACATACCGGAAGAAAACACTTTACTCGACTTTTATGTTTAAAGTCTCTAGACGTGCAATGAGATACATCCACACTGAATCAAAAAGAGTCGAGTTTACTGGTATGGATAGCATGAAGTGTGGTTGTCTGATGAGGACTAACTACGGGCTGCCATGTGCGTGTTTGATTGCCAAGAAACTGCACCACAATAGGCCTATTAGACTCGATGAGGTTTACAAACATTGGAAGATAATTTGTTTCCAAGATGAAGAAGTTGGTGGCGACGTCGAGGACGATTATGCGTGCACGGCAGAGTGGCAAGCAATTCAG gaaCGATTGAGGACAGCTGATGTAAGCATGAAAAATGAGATCCGAGATCAACTCCGCAAGATTGCGTATCCTACAACCACCGATGTGGAGCCTCCGACCACAAATGTAAAATCAAAAGGggctaaaaagaaaaaggtggTCCGTGGAACAAGATCCACCAGCAGAGATAAGTCTCGATGGGAGCATGTTGAAGAATATTTCACGGAGACACAAGCGTCGCAATCGTCAAAGCCGTCTCCGTCAATTCCGTCCCACTCAAGgccatcatcatcacaaccTACCGCATCAAACCCTATGCCTACGGTGTCTGAAGCTCCGCTCACTGTGTCCAACCCATTGCCACTAACCTCATCATCTCAAATTTTTGGAATTAACCACATGCCAAAATTCATGCATCCCTTCATTGAAGATATCATCAACGTGGACGGCGACGGCTATTGTGGTTACCGTGCCATTGCATTGGCTCAGAGAGGCAACGAAGATGATTTTGAACTGATACGGTGCAACATGAGCAGGGAGTTGCGATTGAATAAGGATATGTATGTTGCTATATTTGGTTGCGAGGAGCGTTACCAATATATCTGTGATGCACTACTCCCACCCCCGAGGACGAGACAACGTACTAGTATTAGGAATAGTGTTGCACCGATGGATAAATGGTCCACGTTGCCGGATATGGGACATATCGTGGCCACCATATTGGATAGAGTAGTTGTTCAGCTCTCCATACTTCAAAACGGGCCTTGTGAAACTTTTTTCCCATTGCGTTCCATTCCGTCACCAAACCCGTCTTCAAGGGTTATTTGCCTTGGCGCGTTACCGGATCACTATGTTTTGGTAAAGCTTAAAGTTGGGTGTCCGATACCCAAATCAAACAAGTCGTGGAAGCAATATTGTGCTAAACAAAGTTTGGGTTGGGAAGATTCATTCATAGCTGCGCAACATAGGTTCGAGGAGATGATGAGCACCGAGAACGTTGTCCCCGTCAAAATAGTTGGTGCAGGCAGTAGAGAAACTCCATTGGTGATTGACTGA
- the LOC123905287 gene encoding uncharacterized protein LOC123905287, which translates to MDVSLTQQMRSTLAAVYFGDGKPHLFRINDGETFEGLKQQLYQLNRTVNNPNDNRTVSNLLYRKPSIGSDGRVAFTRMAVENNDDVETMFSIFEQYSSTGPIELDATLTRSVEAILACLVGPEDPNRQTK; encoded by the coding sequence ATGGATGTCTCACTCACACAACAAATGAGATCTACTCTTGCGGCAGTTTACTTCGGCGATGGAAAACCGCATTTGTTTCGAATCAATGACGGTGAAACGTTCGAAGGTCTGAAACAGCAGCTGTACCAACTGAATCGCACCGTCAACAACCCGAACGACAATAGAACGGTATCAAATCTCCTGTATCGAAAGCCATCAATTGGTTCTGACGGACGCGTTGCTTTCACTCGTATGGCTGTTGAAAACAACGATGATGTTGAAACTATGTTTTCAATCTTCGAGCAGTACTCCTCCACGGGACCTATCGAGCTAGATGCGACACTGACAAGATCAGTTGAAGCCATCCTTGCTTGTCTTGTTGGGCCGGAAGACCCAAATAGGCAAACTAAGTGA
- the LOC123905288 gene encoding protein jim lovell-like, with amino-acid sequence MTDDKVGRTRRGGASKAHSSARRQAAVNVDKIPSRAKGKAVSTTMDEPRPEDAESQEENEDVEENISEEGEEEGEEGEEGVDEEAEEADEEADEEGDDDGEEEIDEEAEEEMEEEEEAEQPPPEPKKPRKKVTRVTQGRNPPRVKPPPVTCYDGGPSDLSLLPGFGKHVAVPLWKGELQSRYLRVMNNGKKINNFKICPKEYSWFWNVVNASGLETLRRTNYNHTDWGLLTAFAERWHPETGTFHLPIGEMTITLDDVSSLLHIPITGKMLDHNGTSCTKEDGEEMCVEYLNFPISKCKKEFQKMKGAHIGFKALKDF; translated from the exons ATGACGGACGACAAAGTTGGCCGAACAAGACGTGGCGGTGCAAGCAAAGCACATAGCTCTGCACGTAGACAGGCTGCGGTCAATGTAGATAAAATTCCAAGTCGAGCTAAAGGGAAAGCAGTTTCAACCACGATGGATGAGCCTCGACCGGAGGATGCAGAATCGCAAGAGGAGAATGAAGACGTGGAAGAAAATATTTCTGAAGAAGGGGAAGAGGAAGGGGAGGAAGGGGAGGAAGGAGTGGATGAGGAAGCGGAGGAAGCGGACGAGGAAGCGGATGAAGAGGGGGATGATGATGGGGAAGAAGAAATTGATGAGGAAGCGGAAGAGGAAATGGAGGAGGAAGAGGAGGCTGAACAACCACCACCAGAACCTAAAAAACCACGGAAAAAGGTTACGCGAGTAACACAAGGAAGGAACCCACCACGAGTAAAACCACCACCAGTTACATGTTATGATGGTGGTCCGTCTGACTTGTCTTTGTTGCCGGGATTTGGAAAACATGTTGCTGTCCCGTTGTGGAAAGGAGAG CTCCAATCCCGGTATTTGAGGGTAATGAACAACgggaaaaaaatcaacaatttcaAGATATGTCCGAAAGAGTACTCGTGGTTTTGGAATGTCGTTAATGCGTCCGGACTCGAAACTCTGCGGCGGACAAATTACAATCACACCGATTGGGGTCTGTTGACGGCATTTGCAGAGCGATGGCATCCTGAGACCGGAACTTTCCATCTTCCTATTGGTGAGATGACTATAACCTTGGACGACGTGTCGTCATTGCTTCATATTCCGATTACCGGAAAAATGCTCGACCACAACGGAACGTCATGTACAAAGGAAGATGGTGAAGAGATGTGCGTAGAGTATCTGAACTTCCCTATTAGTAAGTGCAAGAAAGAGTTTCAAAAAATGAAAGGAGCACATATAGGGTTTAAGGCGTTGAAGGATTT CTGA
- the LOC123905289 gene encoding protein MAIN-LIKE 1-like, translating to MEENLPRGRHGKAINAHASARRELAANHPSKRGRRKGPTPGQGTHDAEAGGSHTRGRTRLGQSLVVQDEFDADQFLNACFDYDDLGSPQVSPQVSPQHSPQDEPQDPPQQPPRQQRRKPVRRKPPKCSRNDDEVGFGGGPTDLSLLTEYDKHMAIPIWYADPNDKEILAVNLRCIASGKKVINIQKPSRRTDRWFWDVVEASGLEPLTRTNFSVLDYGLLWAFVERWHTETSSFHIPLGELAITLDDVQCLLHIPIEGKFLNHGKMSRDEAADMVNSFLGVDRNVVMGHFAKMNGLHLKHSDVEDIYSVNHGLADKAVAEGKSAHEIKLYRDRSIRAFLLFLVCCTIFSNKSSYYVDVVYLQYFQDLSAVREWNWGAAALVHLQHYLDDACLVTVNQMAGYMSLLQGWIISHFPGLSVWAQDPIYSEVMPRNAKFVPGAGHREPSSYRNSLDNIQTYDCVFSPYDDHRQVRPLINSCWFSGWLRCGNLKAKHLPERVLRQFKHVQGIPRKPDLSATPGMSLCEIDRVFMEELDLRMIAEEMRGQAVVSAWDHEPGYMTWFYKVSHPVMRPVQAPASPPRPPNLEVLIEAAEARNDPNMLQVCRGVRDEVERSLREGEAVEGTPVHGTLRRILNLLNPVLTCRRLKRGRGRRYNTRE from the exons ATGGAAGAAAATCTACCTAGGGGTAGGCATGGAAAGGCAATCAATGCACATGCTTCCGCTCGTAGAGAGCTTGCTGCAAATCATCCGTCCAAACGAGGTCGTCGCAAAGGACCAACTCCGGGGCAAGGTACACATGATGCCGAGGCGGGTGGGTCGCATACACGTGGACGGACACGTCTAGGACAATCATTGGTGGTGCAAGATGAATTTGATGCCGACCAATTTTTAAATGCGTGTTTTGATTATGATGATCTTGGATCACCACAAGTCTCACCACAAGTCTCACCGCAACACTCACCGCAAGATGAACCGCAAGACCCACCGCAACAACCACCTCGACAACAACGGCGCAAACCAGTACGCCGAAAACCACCAAAGTGTTCAcgtaatgatgatgaagtaggTTTTGGAGGAGGACCGACGGATTTGTCCTTGTTAACGGAGTACGATAAGCATATGGCTATTCCGATATGGTATGCAGACCCAAATGACAAAGAG ATTTTAGCGGTAAATTTACGTTGCATCGCCAGcggaaaaaaagttattaatatacaaaaaccGTCCCGCCGCACGGACAGATGGTTTTGGGATGTGGTTGAAGCATCGGGTTTGGAGCCGCTTACCCGGACTAATTTTAGCGTGCTTGACTACGGGCTCCTCTGGGCATTTGTTGAAAGATGGCATACGGAGACGAGTTCATTCCACATTCCATTGGGTGAGCTGGCCATCACATTGGACGATGTCCAGTGTCTGTTGCATATTCCGATCGAGGGAAAGTTTCTGAACCATGGCAAAATGTCAAGGGATGAAGCGGCTGACATGGTTAATTCATTTCTAGGAGTTGATCGGAATGTTGTTATGGGTCATTTTGCCAAAATGAACGGGCTCCATCTGAAGCATTCTGACGTGGAGGATATCTATAGTGTTAACCACGGATTAGCTGATAAAGCTGTTGCTGAAGGTAAGTCGGCGCATGAGATTAAGCTGTATAGGGACAGGTCCATACGGGCTTTCTTGCTATTTTTGGTCTGTTGTACCATATTTAGCAACAAAAGCAGTTACTACGTGGACGTAGTATACCTGCAGTATTTTCAGGATTTGTCGGCTGTCCGTGAATGGAATTGGGGTGCTGCTGCTCTGGTTCATTTGCAACATTATCTGGATGATGCGTGTTTGGTGACAGTGAATCAGATGGCTGGGTACATGTCTTTGCTTCAG GGCTggataatttctcattttccgGGACTTAGCGTGTGGGCGCAGGATCCTATCTATTCTGAGGTCATGCCTCGAAATGCAAAGTTTGTTCCCGGAGCTGGACATAGGGAACCAAGTAGCTATAGAAACAGTTTGGATAATATTCAGACGTACGACTGCGTATTCAGTCCATATGATGATCACCGACAAGTTCGCCCTTTGATAAATTCATGCTGGTTTTCTGGATGGTTGAGATGTGGTAATTTGAAAGCAAAGCATTTGCCTGAACGCGTGCTTAGACAATTTAAACATGTCCAAGGCATTCCTAGAAAACCGGATTTGTCTGCGACTCCGGGGATGAGCCTATGTGAGATTGATCGTGTTTTTATGGAGGAGTTGGATTTGAGGATGATTGCTGAAGAGATGAGGGGTCAGGCTGTGGTTAGCGCATGGGACCATGAACCTGGATACATGACATGGTTTTACAAAGTGTCGCATCCAGTTATGCGACCCGTACAAGCTCCGGCGTCACCACCAAGGCCACCTAACTTAGAGGTGTTGATAGAGGCCGCAGAAGCAAGGAATGACCCTAACATGCTTCAGGTATGCCGTGGTGTTAGGGATGAGGTGGAGAGGTCACTTCGCGAAGGTGAGGCGGTGGAAGGAACTCCTGTTCATGGTACTTTGCGGAGGATTTTGAATTTGCTTAACCCTGTTTTGACGTGTCGGCGACTTAAGCGGGGTAGAGGGAGACGGTACAACACTCGAGAGTAG